A single window of Anaerocolumna chitinilytica DNA harbors:
- a CDS encoding ATP-binding cassette domain-containing protein, whose protein sequence is MSLFHQKYKLIIVMFWQTLYCFSNVMFAFILMRITDALTQGNMAAFRLGLLYAFIVVCTQVITTVISMTLKVKYVRNCMYHIKAESFKGLLRMNYHDFNKENLTHYLTYFTNDLGMLENSYIQVTVDMLGQILLILITCIAYLTINPLAFAVVAISIFLSMVIPVFFTGIMQRANDAFVAANELLLSKTKEYLQGFEVIKGFQIQKVIENKFMKTIKQREDKCADFSNKMILGNTIVAFISVIIILLIFLAGGASVIAGKITIGALIALVQLSNNMIAPITDVLYGINERNSVKNIKDKCLELMNTGEQSGLGKQLSLDEQLSFQELVCSEEQISKEYGSKEYGSKEYGSDEHGSGEHSLEELSSSEINISPVMTVKEIDEKINSIKLSNINFTYDGSEEPALSDVTLSLEKGKKYALVGKNGCGKSTLARIIAGRLKGFSGELTYNNISAERAADKCIENLSYIGQEVFLFFESVADNLSLFGKYSARSVDELVNRMNIEDLLFKDSDPDRESLPLSGGEKQKIAIARTILADKEVIICDEMDSALDNISKNNLTKMIISQKEATCLVITHNVNQNLDEFDEIIVMDRGRITEQGSFLELYQKKGIFYELLEE, encoded by the coding sequence ATGAGCTTATTTCATCAAAAATATAAATTAATCATTGTTATGTTCTGGCAAACATTATATTGTTTTTCCAATGTAATGTTTGCCTTTATTTTAATGAGAATTACTGACGCTCTGACCCAGGGTAATATGGCAGCTTTTCGGTTAGGCTTGCTTTATGCGTTCATTGTGGTCTGCACTCAGGTTATTACTACGGTGATATCCATGACCTTAAAAGTGAAGTATGTAAGAAACTGTATGTATCATATTAAAGCCGAATCCTTTAAGGGACTCCTTCGTATGAATTATCACGATTTTAATAAAGAGAATCTCACCCACTACCTGACTTATTTTACGAATGATTTAGGAATGTTAGAGAACAGTTATATTCAGGTAACCGTAGATATGCTGGGACAGATACTCTTGATACTTATTACATGTATTGCTTATCTTACTATTAATCCCCTAGCCTTTGCTGTTGTTGCTATCAGTATTTTTTTGTCCATGGTAATACCTGTTTTCTTTACCGGTATTATGCAAAGGGCAAATGATGCTTTTGTAGCGGCAAATGAACTTCTTCTATCCAAAACCAAGGAATATCTCCAAGGGTTTGAAGTAATTAAAGGTTTTCAAATTCAAAAGGTTATTGAAAATAAATTTATGAAAACCATAAAGCAAAGAGAAGATAAATGTGCTGATTTTAGTAATAAAATGATTCTTGGGAACACTATTGTGGCATTTATAAGTGTCATAATTATACTGTTGATTTTCTTAGCCGGTGGCGCTTCTGTCATAGCCGGAAAGATTACCATCGGTGCCCTGATTGCCCTGGTTCAGCTTTCCAACAATATGATTGCACCTATAACAGATGTACTTTATGGCATAAACGAAAGAAATTCTGTTAAGAATATCAAAGATAAATGTTTGGAATTAATGAATACAGGTGAGCAGTCTGGTTTGGGAAAACAATTATCCTTAGATGAGCAGCTTAGTTTTCAAGAGTTGGTATGCTCAGAAGAACAGATATCAAAAGAATATGGATCAAAAGAATATGGATCAAAAGAATATGGATCAGATGAACATGGATCAGGAGAACATAGTTTAGAAGAACTTAGTTCTTCTGAGATTAATATTTCACCTGTGATGACTGTAAAAGAAATTGACGAGAAAATTAATAGTATCAAGTTATCTAATATTAATTTTACTTATGACGGAAGTGAGGAACCAGCTTTATCGGATGTCACACTTTCTCTGGAGAAAGGTAAAAAGTATGCTCTTGTGGGGAAAAACGGATGCGGAAAAAGCACACTGGCACGAATAATTGCGGGAAGGCTTAAGGGATTTTCGGGAGAACTAACATATAACAATATATCTGCAGAGAGAGCGGCAGATAAATGTATCGAAAATCTATCCTATATCGGTCAGGAGGTTTTCCTGTTTTTTGAGTCAGTTGCTGATAATCTATCTTTGTTTGGAAAATATAGTGCCAGATCCGTGGATGAGTTGGTAAATCGTATGAATATTGAAGACTTGCTTTTTAAAGATTCTGATCCGGATAGAGAGAGCTTGCCATTATCGGGAGGTGAAAAGCAAAAAATCGCCATAGCAAGAACCATTCTTGCGGATAAGGAAGTGATTATCTGTGATGAGATGGATTCCGCACTTGACAATATCAGTAAGAATAATCTTACAAAGATGATAATCTCACAAAAAGAAGCAACCTGTCTTGTCATTACGCATAACGTCAATCAAAATCTTGACGAATTCGATGAAATAATTGTGATGGATAGAGGGAGAATTACAGAACAGGGAAGTTTTCTGGAACTCTACCAGAAGAAAGGGATTTTTTATGAACTTCTAGAAGAATAG
- a CDS encoding rhomboid family intramembrane serine protease, with amino-acid sequence MKRLLGKFQYNSPVTLTFAFISFGALILGYLTRGLSTHLFFSVYRSPLTDPLAYFRAFGHVLGHASWSHYSGNMVLFLVLGPILEEKYKSKDFFFMIAITALVSGLFYMFFYPGNILLGASGIVFMMIVLSSAAGMRDGKIPLTLLLVLVVYLGGEVLSVGAKDGVAHAAHIIGGICGAGFGLVRKRN; translated from the coding sequence ATGAAAAGACTGCTTGGAAAATTTCAATATAATTCACCGGTAACATTGACGTTTGCATTTATTTCTTTCGGAGCCTTAATACTTGGATATCTTACAAGAGGGCTGTCTACACATTTATTTTTTAGTGTTTATCGTTCACCATTAACAGATCCATTGGCTTATTTCAGGGCTTTCGGACATGTACTGGGACATGCCAGCTGGAGCCATTACTCCGGTAATATGGTCCTTTTTCTGGTGCTAGGACCTATTTTGGAAGAGAAGTATAAGTCAAAGGATTTCTTTTTTATGATTGCTATAACCGCTCTTGTATCAGGGTTGTTTTATATGTTTTTTTATCCCGGAAATATATTGTTAGGAGCAAGCGGCATTGTATTTATGATGATTGTTTTATCCTCTGCTGCCGGTATGAGAGATGGAAAGATTCCACTTACCCTGTTATTGGTTCTTGTAGTATACCTTGGAGGAGAAGTACTAAGTGTCGGAGCAAAGGATGGAGTAGCACACGCAGCTCACATCATAGGCGGAATCTGCGGGGCGGGTTTTGGACTGGTCAGAAAAAGAAACTAA
- a CDS encoding VOC family protein, translating to MLGHYLMFNRNCEEALHLYEKAFDTKAGEVMKYKNMPQNPDFPIAENDKELVLHAKMVIDGTGIMCADSSQKPTSSNNMYITLTTSNEEMVRKAWDTLKEGGKIFMELSPTFFGKLHGQVQDKFGINWMFTVE from the coding sequence ATGTTAGGTCATTATTTGATGTTTAACAGAAATTGTGAAGAAGCGTTACATCTTTATGAGAAAGCATTTGATACAAAAGCAGGCGAAGTAATGAAATACAAAAACATGCCTCAAAATCCTGATTTCCCCATAGCTGAGAATGATAAGGAACTTGTTCTTCACGCAAAAATGGTTATTGATGGTACAGGAATTATGTGTGCGGACAGTTCACAGAAACCTACCTCCAGTAATAATATGTATATCACCCTGACTACAAGTAATGAGGAAATGGTAAGAAAAGCCTGGGACACTTTAAAAGAGGGTGGAAAGATATTTATGGAACTTAGTCCCACTTTCTTTGGAAAGCTTCATGGACAAGTTCAAGATAAGTTTGGTATCAATTGGATGTTTACGGTTGAGTAA
- a CDS encoding glycoside hydrolase family 43 protein yields the protein MKYNNPVIKGFNPDPSICRVGQDYYLVTSTFEFYPGVPVYHSRNLVNWELVNYCLTRKNQVNLENCRNSGGIYAPTIRYYEDTFYMTTTNTSDLGNFIVFSKDITGEWSDAIAIDQSGIDPSILFDDGKVYYCSASADEKGTSCILLCEIDIKTGTKLTDSKVISYGCGGRYCEAPHIYKIGEFYYLLLAEGGTEYGHMTTIQRSKSPYGPYEPCPDNPILSHRDAMGTSVQATGHSDLFEDHNGNWWLVSLGIRTLPWVMLHNLGRETFLTPVTWSEEGWPIVGANGRTALDMEGQLPGMVDLKSEDFLDEFKSDKLGLDWNYVRNPIMSNYELHPGIMRLKGTEATLSDFAPTFIGIRQKEFNMSAKTLLSVGNIQMGTIAGITAFYNKEYYYGLCLTREKDEYYIKLINTVHNYTSEAVSIRIEPLDEIELEIVTGVQYYKFYYIVNKERFYVGQAATAGLTTEGTMTMTFTGTYLGIYAINGNAEFRRFSVNEIKGDV from the coding sequence ATGAAGTATAATAACCCCGTTATCAAAGGATTTAACCCGGATCCCAGTATATGCAGAGTAGGACAAGACTATTATCTTGTAACTTCTACCTTTGAATTCTACCCTGGGGTTCCGGTTTATCACAGCAGGAATCTGGTGAATTGGGAGCTGGTGAACTACTGCCTTACTAGAAAAAATCAGGTGAATCTGGAGAATTGCAGAAATTCAGGTGGAATCTATGCACCGACAATTAGGTATTATGAAGATACCTTTTATATGACTACTACCAATACAAGTGATCTCGGAAATTTTATAGTTTTCTCAAAGGATATTACCGGTGAATGGTCAGATGCCATAGCAATAGACCAGAGCGGAATAGACCCATCAATTTTATTTGATGATGGAAAGGTATATTATTGCAGTGCATCCGCAGATGAGAAAGGAACTTCCTGTATTCTGCTTTGTGAAATTGATATTAAAACAGGAACTAAGCTGACTGATTCCAAAGTTATTTCCTATGGTTGCGGAGGAAGATACTGTGAAGCACCTCATATATATAAGATTGGCGAGTTTTACTACCTTTTGCTGGCTGAGGGCGGAACGGAATATGGACATATGACAACGATACAGCGGAGCAAGTCTCCATATGGCCCTTATGAACCCTGCCCTGATAATCCCATCCTTTCACATCGAGATGCTATGGGTACTTCTGTACAGGCTACAGGTCATTCTGATTTATTTGAAGATCACAATGGGAACTGGTGGCTGGTAAGCCTGGGAATCCGAACCTTACCTTGGGTCATGTTACATAATCTTGGAAGAGAGACTTTTTTAACACCGGTTACCTGGAGTGAAGAAGGCTGGCCGATTGTTGGGGCGAATGGAAGGACAGCCCTTGATATGGAAGGACAGCTGCCAGGAATGGTGGATTTAAAGTCAGAGGATTTTTTGGATGAATTTAAGTCAGACAAATTAGGGCTGGATTGGAATTATGTACGTAATCCTATCATGTCGAATTATGAACTGCATCCGGGAATTATGAGGTTAAAAGGTACAGAGGCAACCCTATCAGACTTTGCCCCTACTTTTATTGGTATTCGCCAGAAGGAATTCAATATGAGTGCCAAAACCCTGCTATCTGTCGGAAATATTCAGATGGGGACTATTGCAGGAATAACAGCATTCTACAATAAGGAATATTATTATGGATTATGTCTCACCAGAGAAAAGGACGAGTATTATATAAAACTGATTAATACAGTCCATAACTATACCAGTGAGGCTGTATCCATAAGAATTGAGCCTTTAGATGAAATTGAATTAGAAATTGTAACAGGAGTCCAATACTATAAATTCTATTATATCGTCAATAAAGAGAGGTTCTATGTAGGACAGGCAGCAACCGCTGGTTTAACCACAGAAGGAACTATGACTATGACTTTTACCGGAACATATCTTGGAATCTATGCAATAAATGGTAATGCAGAGTTTAGAAGATTTTCAGTTAATGAGATAAAAGGAGATGTTTAA
- a CDS encoding HRDC domain-containing protein, protein MGLFNKLKEPVFLKENSNAEIQLTELQKLEPFLNSEGQTKIRQDIKFLEYGIAGEKNIIFELKNSHIPMYILHDIYLELGDLSAQIDFLVFTRKICFVIECKNLYGDIEINNTGDFIRSVEVGGKRKKEGIYSPITQNQRHLELMKEICLDRKNNRFIKYLVEKGFYDFNKSIVVLANPKTVLNAKYAKKEIKEKVIRADQLITYIKETCKQSKAAEESDEGLLTWANSYLNLHKEIVKDYTHKYDSYRVDKYISQIFEEESAVSDVSEIMNLENKAKHNNLIEEIKDETIEINEIITSGIETQKIDLKDREKQVVNMLGTKATEGEAEECVYTENIEDSVIFLELKAYRLTKSREERIKPYYIYNDSQLKDLIIKMPKTKDELNSIAGFGEAKVKKYGNDILKIIEKYL, encoded by the coding sequence ATGGGATTATTTAATAAATTAAAAGAGCCGGTCTTTTTAAAGGAAAATAGCAACGCAGAGATACAATTAACAGAATTACAAAAGTTAGAGCCCTTTTTAAATTCTGAAGGACAAACTAAAATCAGACAAGATATAAAGTTTCTTGAATATGGGATAGCAGGCGAAAAGAATATTATATTTGAACTTAAGAATAGCCATATCCCTATGTATATCCTACATGATATATATTTGGAACTAGGAGACTTAAGTGCACAAATTGACTTCCTTGTATTTACCAGAAAAATATGTTTTGTTATCGAATGTAAAAATCTTTATGGGGACATTGAAATCAATAATACAGGTGATTTCATACGTTCTGTTGAGGTAGGGGGTAAGCGTAAAAAAGAAGGAATTTATTCCCCGATAACACAAAATCAACGACATTTGGAGTTGATGAAGGAAATATGTTTAGATAGGAAAAATAATAGATTTATAAAATACCTAGTTGAAAAAGGATTTTATGATTTTAATAAATCCATTGTTGTGTTGGCAAATCCTAAAACAGTTTTGAATGCTAAATATGCTAAAAAAGAGATCAAAGAAAAGGTAATCCGTGCAGATCAGTTGATAACTTATATAAAAGAGACTTGTAAACAGTCGAAAGCAGCGGAGGAGTCCGATGAAGGTCTACTTACCTGGGCAAATTCATATCTGAATTTGCATAAAGAAATTGTGAAAGATTATACCCATAAGTATGATTCCTACAGAGTTGATAAATACATTTCACAAATATTTGAAGAAGAGTCTGCTGTTAGTGATGTTTCTGAAATTATGAATTTAGAAAATAAAGCTAAACACAATAATTTGATAGAAGAGATAAAAGATGAAACAATTGAAATAAATGAGATAATAACAAGTGGTATAGAGACTCAAAAAATCGATTTAAAAGATAGAGAAAAACAAGTAGTAAATATGCTTGGAACGAAAGCAACTGAAGGTGAAGCAGAAGAGTGTGTTTATACTGAAAATATAGAAGATTCAGTAATCTTTTTGGAGTTGAAAGCATACCGCTTGACAAAAAGCCGTGAGGAGAGAATAAAACCTTATTATATTTATAATGATAGTCAATTGAAAGATTTGATTATTAAGATGCCTAAAACAAAAGATGAACTTAATTCCATAGCAGGATTTGGAGAAGCGAAGGTAAAGAAGTACGGTAATGATATACTAAAGATTATAGAAAAGTATTTATAA
- a CDS encoding redox-sensing transcriptional repressor Rex, whose product MYECNQQTVTIQALQRMPYYVQQLRIMQENMVQTVSAPRIAELLNLNEVQVRKDFAAVYTTKGKPKTGFLVAELLHNMEELLGYYNINEAVIIGSGYLAQAIISDERLKGLGLRIVAAFDFSLDETEKEIHGIKVLSLDKISNLCRRMNIHIGIIADSGFQAQVVCDQLVAGGIISIWNFTEAHLSVPEYVKVKDENFTASYAVLTNHLKKNL is encoded by the coding sequence ATGTATGAATGTAATCAACAAACGGTTACAATCCAGGCATTGCAGAGAATGCCTTATTATGTTCAACAATTAAGAATAATGCAGGAAAATATGGTGCAGACCGTATCCGCACCAAGAATTGCGGAGCTGTTGAATTTAAATGAAGTTCAGGTACGCAAAGACTTTGCTGCTGTTTATACAACCAAGGGAAAACCTAAAACTGGTTTTTTAGTTGCAGAACTGCTTCATAATATGGAAGAACTTTTAGGATATTACAATATAAATGAAGCGGTTATTATTGGGAGCGGCTATTTAGCGCAAGCTATTATATCCGACGAGAGGTTAAAAGGTCTTGGACTTAGGATTGTAGCCGCTTTTGATTTCAGTTTAGATGAAACAGAGAAAGAAATTCACGGAATTAAAGTATTATCACTTGATAAAATCAGCAATCTTTGCCGCCGGATGAATATACATATCGGTATAATTGCGGACTCTGGTTTCCAGGCACAAGTGGTATGTGACCAATTGGTAGCAGGGGGTATAATTTCAATCTGGAATTTTACAGAAGCTCATTTATCTGTTCCGGAGTATGTCAAGGTTAAAGATGAGAATTTTACGGCATCCTATGCTGTATTAACCAATCATTTAAAGAAAAATTTGTGA
- a CDS encoding LysR family transcriptional regulator — protein MNTLHLKYAIEVERTSSISQAAENLFMGQPSLSKAIRELEDSLGFTVFERTSKGVIPTRKGVKFLTYARNVLHQIEKMEALSDSADADIQNFNISIPRGSYIADAVTSLVAELDQNKGLNVNVQETNSVQVVNNIIDGPFNLGVIRFQAEYENYFKDYLTEKQLGYETVWEYEYLALMSERHPLAQVEKVDYQELKLYTEISHGDTAIPYIMPNINGGIELPSKTAKCIYVYERCSQYDLLSAIPTTYMWVSPIPEKWLKRYQLVQRKCKTSGNIYKDVLIYPKDYKFTELDHRFVNRLFEAKNEVTFCNYK, from the coding sequence ATGAATACACTACACTTGAAATATGCAATCGAAGTGGAGCGGACCAGCTCTATCTCACAGGCAGCGGAGAATTTGTTTATGGGACAGCCAAGCCTGAGCAAAGCGATAAGGGAATTGGAAGATTCTCTTGGGTTTACCGTATTTGAACGTACCTCTAAAGGGGTTATACCTACCAGAAAGGGAGTCAAATTCCTGACTTATGCCAGAAATGTTCTTCACCAGATTGAAAAGATGGAAGCGTTATCGGATTCAGCCGACGCTGATATCCAGAACTTTAATATTTCCATTCCAAGAGGAAGCTATATTGCAGATGCAGTTACCAGCCTAGTAGCGGAACTGGACCAGAATAAGGGGTTGAATGTGAATGTGCAGGAGACGAATTCTGTTCAGGTTGTTAATAATATCATTGACGGACCGTTTAATTTAGGCGTTATCCGTTTTCAAGCGGAATATGAGAATTACTTTAAAGATTATCTGACGGAGAAGCAGTTAGGGTATGAAACTGTATGGGAATATGAATATCTGGCGCTGATGTCGGAAAGACATCCACTTGCTCAAGTGGAAAAGGTTGATTATCAGGAATTAAAACTTTATACGGAGATTTCTCATGGAGATACAGCAATTCCTTATATTATGCCAAATATTAATGGAGGAATCGAACTGCCGTCTAAAACTGCGAAATGTATCTATGTTTATGAACGATGCAGCCAGTATGATCTGCTTTCTGCCATTCCTACTACCTATATGTGGGTATCACCAATACCGGAAAAATGGTTAAAACGATATCAATTAGTTCAAAGAAAATGTAAAACATCCGGTAATATATATAAGGATGTATTGATCTATCCGAAAGATTATAAATTTACAGAGCTTGACCATCGATTTGTAAATCGACTATTTGAAGCAAAAAACGAAGTTACCTTTTGTAATTATAAATAA
- a CDS encoding iron-containing alcohol dehydrogenase → MARFTLPRDLYHGKGCLDALKTLTGKRAFVVVGGGSMKRFGFLDKVEDYLKEAGMEVHLFEGVEPDPSVETVMKGAEAMRSFQPDWIVSIGGGSPIDAAKAMWAFYEYPDTTFEDLCIPFNFPTLRTKAKFCAIPSTSGTATEVTAFSVITDYAKGIKYPLADFNITPDVAIVDPDLAETMPEKLTAHTGMDAMTHAIEAYVSTLNCDYTDPLALHAIKMVSENLIKSYNGDMDARAKMHNAQCLAGMAFSNALLGIVHSMAHKTGAAYSGGHIVHGCANAMYLPKVIKYNAKDEAAAARYAQIASFLGLEPSADALISHIKEMNKSLNIPSSIKEYEGGIIDEKEFLEKLPKVAELAVGDACTGSNPRAITPEVMEKLLYCCYYDTEVTF, encoded by the coding sequence ATGGCTAGATTTACACTTCCAAGAGATCTCTATCATGGAAAGGGATGTCTTGATGCTCTTAAAACCTTAACCGGAAAAAGAGCTTTTGTAGTTGTTGGCGGCGGAAGTATGAAACGTTTCGGTTTTCTGGATAAAGTAGAAGACTATTTAAAAGAAGCCGGTATGGAAGTTCATTTATTTGAAGGTGTAGAGCCGGATCCTTCCGTAGAGACAGTTATGAAAGGCGCAGAAGCAATGCGCAGTTTTCAGCCTGACTGGATTGTATCCATCGGCGGTGGATCTCCTATAGATGCTGCAAAGGCTATGTGGGCATTTTATGAGTATCCGGATACAACTTTTGAAGACCTCTGCATTCCTTTTAACTTTCCCACTCTTCGTACAAAAGCTAAATTCTGTGCGATTCCCTCAACCTCCGGTACTGCTACCGAGGTAACTGCATTTTCTGTTATTACAGACTATGCAAAAGGTATTAAATATCCTTTAGCAGATTTTAATATAACACCGGATGTTGCAATTGTTGATCCTGATCTTGCAGAAACAATGCCTGAAAAGCTTACAGCTCACACCGGTATGGATGCTATGACTCATGCGATTGAAGCTTATGTTTCCACATTAAACTGCGATTATACTGATCCTCTTGCCCTCCATGCAATTAAGATGGTAAGTGAGAACTTGATTAAATCTTACAATGGAGATATGGACGCCCGTGCGAAAATGCACAATGCACAATGTCTTGCAGGTATGGCATTTTCCAATGCTTTGCTTGGGATTGTACATTCTATGGCACATAAGACAGGAGCTGCTTACAGCGGCGGACATATTGTTCATGGCTGTGCTAATGCTATGTATCTTCCTAAAGTTATTAAATACAATGCAAAAGATGAAGCTGCTGCAGCAAGATATGCACAAATTGCTTCCTTCCTTGGATTAGAGCCAAGCGCAGATGCCCTTATTTCACATATAAAGGAAATGAACAAATCATTAAATATTCCTTCATCTATCAAGGAATACGAAGGCGGCATCATTGATGAAAAGGAATTCTTAGAAAAACTTCCTAAGGTTGCTGAGCTTGCAGTAGGAGATGCCTGCACCGGTTCCAACCCCAGAGCGATAACTCCTGAGGTTATGGAAAAATTATTATATTGCTGCTACTATGATACCGAAGTTACATTTTAA
- a CDS encoding sulfide/dihydroorotate dehydrogenase-like FAD/NAD-binding protein produces the protein MYKILKKKILNPTVTLMEIDAPLVAKKAQPGQFIILRTDENGERVPLTIADYNREKGTVTIIFQIVGATTEALNHMEAGDDLHDFVGPLGQATHTEGKKKVAVVGGGVGCAIAYPVVKKFHEQGTEVHAIVGFRNKDLVILEEEFKDNSSKLFLMSDDGSCGEKGLVTDALKRLIESGEKYDEVITIGPLIMMKFVSKLTKEYGIKTVASMNPVMIDGTGMCGGCRLTVGGKTKFACVDGPEFDAHEIDFDEAMERSTMYRTFERNAHEETCNLLVKEVR, from the coding sequence ATGTATAAAATTTTAAAGAAGAAAATACTGAACCCAACCGTTACTTTAATGGAGATTGATGCCCCTTTAGTTGCTAAAAAAGCACAACCCGGGCAGTTCATTATTCTTAGAACAGATGAAAATGGGGAAAGAGTTCCTTTAACAATAGCAGATTATAATAGGGAAAAAGGGACAGTTACTATTATCTTTCAGATAGTTGGAGCTACAACAGAAGCTTTGAACCATATGGAAGCCGGTGATGACCTCCATGATTTTGTAGGGCCTTTAGGGCAGGCTACACATACAGAGGGAAAGAAAAAAGTTGCTGTTGTAGGCGGAGGTGTAGGCTGCGCAATTGCTTACCCGGTGGTTAAGAAATTTCATGAGCAGGGTACGGAAGTACATGCAATTGTCGGCTTTCGTAATAAAGATTTAGTGATTTTGGAAGAAGAATTTAAGGATAATAGCAGTAAGTTGTTTTTGATGTCCGATGATGGCAGCTGTGGTGAAAAGGGATTGGTTACAGATGCGTTAAAGAGATTGATAGAATCCGGTGAAAAATATGATGAAGTAATCACGATAGGTCCTCTTATCATGATGAAATTCGTAAGCAAATTAACCAAAGAATATGGTATCAAAACGGTAGCAAGTATGAATCCGGTTATGATAGACGGAACCGGAATGTGCGGCGGATGCCGTCTGACGGTAGGTGGCAAGACAAAATTTGCTTGCGTGGATGGCCCTGAATTCGATGCCCACGAGATTGATTTTGATGAAGCAATGGAAAGATCTACCATGTATCGTACCTTTGAGCGTAATGCACATGAGGAAACCTGCAACTTATTGGTAAAGGAGGTAAGATAA
- the gltA gene encoding NADPH-dependent glutamate synthase — MAVNMSLVKNEMPAQRADVRNKNFQEVTFGYTKEQAMDEAKRCLNCKHRPCVSGCPVRIDIPEFIHEVSEGNFEEAFQIISRSSSLPAVCGRVCPQESQCESKCVRGIKGEPVAIGRLERFVADFHNANSNTKVQKPVLNGHKVAVIGSGPSGLACAGDLARKGYEVTVFEALHLAGGVLVYGIPEFRLPKAIVQKEINSLKELGVTIQTNVVIGKTISIDELIEDYEFESVFIGSGAGLPNFMNIKGENLKGVYSANEFLTRINLMKAYKEDAMTPIQKGTKVAVVGGGNVAMDAARCAKRLGAEVTIVYRRTEKELPARLEEVEHAKEEGIQFSFLTNPLEIEGTDDGWVKGLVCQKMALGEPDASGRQRPVAVEGSDYFQEVDCVIISIGTSPNPLIKATTKGLETQKWGGIITEEETGLTSRKGVYAGGDAVTGAATVILAMGAGKNAAAAIDEYIGGNR, encoded by the coding sequence ATGGCTGTAAATATGTCTTTAGTTAAGAATGAAATGCCTGCCCAAAGAGCAGATGTGAGAAATAAAAATTTTCAGGAAGTAACCTTTGGATATACGAAAGAACAGGCTATGGACGAAGCAAAACGCTGCCTGAACTGTAAGCACAGACCCTGTGTGTCAGGATGTCCTGTACGTATTGATATACCGGAATTTATTCATGAAGTTTCAGAAGGAAATTTTGAAGAGGCCTTCCAGATAATAAGCCGCTCCAGTTCTCTGCCTGCTGTATGCGGAAGAGTATGTCCCCAGGAATCACAATGCGAATCAAAATGTGTTCGAGGCATAAAAGGAGAACCGGTAGCAATCGGCAGATTGGAACGTTTTGTGGCAGATTTTCACAATGCAAACAGTAATACAAAAGTACAAAAACCGGTGTTAAATGGCCATAAAGTTGCTGTAATAGGTTCCGGTCCGTCCGGCCTTGCCTGTGCGGGAGATTTAGCACGCAAAGGTTATGAGGTCACGGTATTTGAAGCCTTGCATCTTGCGGGAGGAGTTCTGGTCTATGGAATACCGGAATTCAGACTGCCAAAAGCTATAGTTCAAAAAGAAATCAACTCTCTAAAAGAACTAGGTGTTACAATACAGACGAATGTAGTAATCGGAAAAACCATTTCCATTGATGAATTAATTGAGGATTATGAGTTTGAATCGGTGTTTATCGGTTCCGGCGCTGGTTTACCTAATTTTATGAATATAAAAGGCGAAAACCTGAAGGGTGTATATTCAGCAAATGAATTCTTAACCAGAATCAATCTTATGAAGGCATATAAAGAAGATGCTATGACGCCAATTCAAAAGGGAACGAAAGTGGCGGTAGTAGGTGGCGGTAATGTAGCGATGGATGCTGCCAGATGTGCAAAACGCCTTGGTGCAGAGGTTACTATAGTTTACCGCCGTACAGAGAAAGAATTGCCCGCACGTCTGGAAGAAGTAGAACATGCCAAAGAAGAAGGAATTCAATTTTCATTCTTAACTAATCCACTGGAGATTGAAGGTACGGATGACGGATGGGTAAAAGGGCTGGTATGTCAGAAGATGGCCCTTGGAGAACCGGATGCTTCCGGAAGACAACGACCTGTTGCAGTTGAAGGCAGTGACTATTTTCAGGAAGTGGACTGTGTAATTATATCTATCGGAACTTCTCCCAATCCGTTGATAAAAGCCACTACCAAAGGTTTGGAAACGCAGAAGTGGGGTGGTATCATTACAGAAGAAGAGACAGGGCTGACTTCCAGGAAAGGGGTTTACGCAGGCGGAGACGCCGTTACAGGTGCAGCAACTGTAATCCTGGCAATGGGAGCTGGAAAGAATGCTGCAGCGGCTATTGATGAATATATCGGCGGTAATCGATAA